One window of the Sphaerochaeta associata genome contains the following:
- a CDS encoding complex I 24 kDa subunit family protein yields MSDRHTAIQSIVDSHRTERGALLSILEAVQRTSDHNYLSKEELVLVAKALQVPLSTVYSVATFYAFFNLKPQGEHVITVCRGTACHTRGSKPLLLQVLKQLDLQLDEDGTATTDDVRFSVHTVACFGQCAMAPVIAIDSVIHSRVTEQKLTQMLQLLLEGKEVS; encoded by the coding sequence ATGAGCGATCGACACACGGCGATCCAGTCAATTGTAGACTCTCACCGCACCGAGCGTGGAGCTCTATTGTCCATTCTGGAAGCAGTCCAGCGTACCAGCGATCACAACTATCTGAGCAAGGAAGAGTTGGTCCTGGTTGCAAAGGCGCTTCAAGTACCCCTCTCGACAGTCTATTCAGTTGCCACCTTCTATGCATTTTTCAATCTCAAACCACAAGGTGAGCATGTGATCACTGTATGCAGGGGGACAGCCTGTCACACCCGCGGATCAAAACCGTTGTTGCTTCAAGTCCTCAAGCAACTGGATCTGCAGCTGGATGAGGATGGGACGGCTACCACTGACGATGTACGGTTCTCCGTGCATACCGTGGCGTGCTTCGGTCAATGCGCCATGGCTCCGGTTATTGCAATAGATTCAGTCATCCATTCCCGTGTAACGGAACAGAAGCTTACACAAATGCTTCAGTTGCTGCTCGAAGGCAAGGAGGTCTCATGA
- a CDS encoding BrnA antitoxin family protein translates to MKTNDEEASEIDFSDIAEMTDEQLAQLQPSHLRNPANYRPVKKKISIYVEADVLEHFKSKGKGYQTTLNRVLRQSMLREAEPHYGTHKPGTTDDKP, encoded by the coding sequence ATGAAAACCAACGATGAAGAAGCGAGTGAGATCGATTTCTCCGATATTGCAGAAATGACCGATGAGCAACTGGCCCAACTGCAGCCTTCTCACTTGCGAAATCCAGCAAATTATCGCCCTGTAAAGAAGAAGATCAGCATCTATGTCGAAGCTGACGTGCTGGAACATTTCAAATCAAAAGGCAAGGGATATCAAACCACCCTTAATCGTGTGTTACGGCAGAGCATGCTTAGAGAGGCAGAACCGCACTATGGAACCCATAAGCCAGGCACTACAGACGACAAGCCTTGA
- a CDS encoding GNAT family N-acetyltransferase, translated as MTIRAYTELDIPAMTEIWNEVVEEGNAFPQNEKLSNLNSSVFFAGQSYTAVALEEGKLAGLYILHPNNVGRVGHIANASYAVKKSMQGKGIGKALVEDSLKQLSSLGFRILQFNAVVASNTRALALYERLGFERLGTIRGGFAMDDGSFEDIVSMVFYATGS; from the coding sequence ATGACAATCAGAGCGTATACCGAGCTGGATATCCCGGCGATGACCGAAATATGGAATGAAGTGGTCGAGGAGGGCAACGCTTTTCCTCAGAATGAGAAGCTCAGCAACCTGAACTCGTCTGTATTCTTTGCCGGCCAAAGCTATACAGCGGTTGCCTTGGAAGAAGGCAAGCTTGCGGGATTGTATATTCTGCACCCGAACAACGTCGGCAGAGTCGGCCATATTGCCAATGCATCGTATGCGGTGAAGAAAAGCATGCAGGGCAAAGGCATCGGAAAGGCCTTGGTTGAGGACTCGCTGAAGCAGCTTTCCAGCCTCGGCTTCAGAATCCTTCAATTCAACGCCGTCGTCGCCTCCAATACCCGGGCTCTGGCCCTGTATGAAAGACTTGGTTTTGAGCGATTGGGGACGATCAGGGGAGGGTTTGCAATGGATGACGGCAGTTTTGAGGATATCGTGAGCATGGTGTTTTACGCTACCGGCTCATGA
- a CDS encoding secondary thiamine-phosphate synthase enzyme YjbQ: MKSFRKELFFNLPSRRGLVNITNLVQQAVTESGVLEGLVLINAMNITASVFINDDESGLHHDYEVWLEKLAPEKPYSQYRHNGYEDNADAHLKRTIMGRESVVAITKGSLDFGTWEQIFYYEFDGKRTKHVLVKIIGE, translated from the coding sequence ATGAAGAGTTTTCGTAAAGAGCTGTTTTTCAATCTGCCTTCACGCAGGGGTTTGGTGAACATAACCAACCTGGTGCAACAAGCCGTGACTGAAAGCGGTGTTCTAGAGGGATTGGTCTTGATAAACGCCATGAACATCACCGCAAGTGTCTTCATCAATGACGATGAGAGCGGTCTGCACCACGACTATGAAGTCTGGCTTGAGAAGTTGGCTCCGGAAAAACCGTACAGCCAATACAGGCACAACGGATACGAGGACAATGCCGATGCACACCTCAAGCGCACCATCATGGGACGCGAAAGCGTAGTTGCCATAACCAAAGGATCACTTGATTTCGGTACCTGGGAGCAGATTTTCTATTATGAATTCGATGGAAAACGGACCAAGCATGTGCTGGTGAAGATCATCGGGGAGTGA